cagcCTTTTTATAACCTTAGTCCCactaatgtgtctgtctgtgggttGGTTTACGTATGGTAACAGGTAAGCTggatgtttgtttctttcttttttaatctctgcTTTTGCTCAGCGCTGTATATAAAACCTTCATCACTGTTATCGTTATTCATCTGCTGGTAAAGGGTCTGCACCAATGACCAGCTACATGACAGCTTGGTGTTCTCAGAGTGTTCAGGGTCTGGATCTCACCTGGCCTGTATGTGACCAGACAGTGACGGCTCTCCGCCTCCACCTGGATATCGGTGCAACCGCCTGTCTCCAGCGGCAGGACGTGCGGTCTGTACGTGGTCTCGCTGACCTGCTCCCAGAAGCACCCGCCCTCCAGAGACCCTGCGATCAGCCCGCCGCAGGGGAAGGAGCTGGACGCTGCCCGCGGGACATAGCACAGAGACGCCACTGGACACCTGGAAACATCAGAGATCACCAAGTTATagctttcaggaaaaacaagagaCAGTTTGCAGCTTTTTGACTGTAAACACGTTTAAATTCTATTTCTGGCAACTGTGTGTGGTCCATTATAGTAAGCGTGCGTAGCTTTAAACTCTGTTTTGACCTCCTGTCCGCAGTGAGCTGGTGTTTTTCCATActcaaaacccaaacatttcgTTTGAAAATGGTGGCCTTGTGTTTTAgtttacaggtgtgtgtgtgtgttgtgcaccTGGAGCGAAGCGGCTGCAGCTCCTGGACGTGTGTGCTGGTGTCTCTGGTGTCGTACACGAGCACCGAGCCGTTGCTCAGACCAGCGTAGACGTAGTTACTGTTGTCCaagcaccagcagcagctccacacTGGTTTACCTGCATTATAGGTCTGAACCACGGTGTTGGTCAGCagactgtaacacacacacacacacacacacagtgagtcCACTTATCACATGTTCACATCATTCATTCTCAGCATCTCCGTGCCTGTGATTACAGAGAGGTGTGAAATGTGTTGTGTACCTGGTCAGTTTGAGGGTGTTGTCcagagcagcagacagcagcagactgTCGTTCTGTCTGTTGAAGGACAGACCCCTGATCTGTTTGCCGTGGATGGGAATGTATTGACTCGCCTTCATGGTCACCACACTCACCTTCTTCACCCCACAACCTGAGCggaggagacagaaaagctTCCCGTTGAGAACATGAGttagagaagaggaggaagactttccctgggttttattttatttattgttttagtgATTTGCCTTTATACATCCAGCGTAAAAGTTTGTATCTGAAAAGGTTCATTCTCTGAGGAGCAAGAATGTGCTCAGGAAATTTCACGGCAGTCTGCCCATGAGGACGTGACATATTCATTGTGCAATCTAATGACGCTTTTTGAAATagattaatgaaaaaaacagtggcTTTGTCTGAGATACTGTTGCACAACTGTGACAACTGAATGGATGTTGGAAAGAGGAAATGCAGAGGTGAGAAGGCAGACTCAAAGTGTCAGAAGAGGCGAAATGTCTGTCTCTAAAATATCCagatatttttctgctttagtGCATGACAGCATCGAAACACTCAGCACTCTCGATTTGTTCTCTTGAACCTTCAGAAAGTACTTCCTCTGGAGAAGGGACTTTTTCAGGCTCAGGAACCACGGCTGAGAATTCTTTACCCCATCTGTACCCggcattaaaatgtgtttcgGGTGATCGGATTGGAATCAGATAGTGCTTGACCACATGAAAGTACAGGTTTAAATGCACAAGACACACTGGGGACAGACTGTGATCCCGATCGGCCGAACCACCTCCGGAGGTGGTCGGGGATGAATTGTGACCACACTGAACACAAGTGTAAATGCAAGTGCGTTGTCAACCCTCAATGAATAATGAAGCAATGGCCAAGCAAATGGCAGAAATTATGGGCTTCTATTCTTCttctatcttttttttggttgtttgttgcttttttggACCCACGCAAACGAGAGGAGGATGTGACGTGGGCTGGACAGAGCGGTCAGATCTCAGTCGGATCTCAGCGTGGACACTGGAGACACATATTAATGCCAAGTGTAAATGGAGTCCTTGATCCTCTGGTAAAAAGGTCCTGCATTCACAAGGGGCTGTAAGTACACAGAGGCAGGATCGGCAGATTTTCTCAGTTCTTGGCTCCCGCTGCTGGTGGTGAACCAAAAGTAAAGAGAAGACTCACCGGGCACCAGTGTGGGCTGAGGGGAAGGCTGCGAGGCCAGCAGGCAACTCAGTGGTTCACAGTACGATAAAACCCTGCAGCCTCCAGCCTGAGACACTAAAACCGCCTTGTAGAAGCTGTACTGAGCCGTCCTGGAGCCGTCGGCCCTCTGAGACAGACCCAGGAGTGAGGTGGACCccgaggaagaagaggaggaggaggaggaggaggagggtacTGAGCTTCTACCAGCCCTGGCCATCAGAGCCCTCAGCTCCTACACAaccagggagagaggagggaagattTTAAACAGGAGGACGTCAAGAGATTCATCTCCTGAACGGACAATCAGGTTCCCTGTGAACCAGGTCACTGGACATCCCCAAATCTAGGAGTCTGGAAGGTGCCAGGTTTTCAGCAGTTAAtcataatcagttaattaattaatgcatttaaaaaaaaaaaaaaaatttgcaaattcTTTTAGAAATCCAATAATCTGTCTATATATAATCTCATATATTGTcttagaaacagaaaaaaaaaaaaaaaaaaatcaaactcaaaTTAATGTCAAATATCATCAAAGTTTAAGGAAATTAGAAAGGAAATGTCATCGATACCTGCAGCTCTTGTTGTACTTGTCCATATTGGTTGGTGACAACCTGCAGTTTGAGTTTGTACTGGGCTGACTCCAGTTCAGCCTTCCTCCTCAGGGACTGCTCCTGCTCCAgagacctacacacacacacacacacacacacacacacacacggtgtgATTGGCACCataagaaatatttcagcaaaaccaacttttaataaatattgCCAATAATTTGAAGACAATTTGTATTCAGCAGATGTTCATAATCTGCTTGCAAACCGTTCTTCAAATTTGCAGCGGAGCGAGGTGATAACAGATTAGTCAGTATTAATCAATGCTTTAACAATCAGCGTGCACACGTGCAGACAGAAGCTCTTcaacagtagcagcagtgtaACGCAATGCCGTTTGCTTCTGGATGTAACGGTGACATCACTTCACCGAGGGGcttttaacaacacaaaaactgatTTGGTTCGATAAGTGACATATTTATTTGCACACAAAAGGACAAAACTGCCAACGTTTACAGCCTCTGGAGCCTACAGGGGACGCGTGTTTGATACGAAAAAGGTACGTCTGCTGTAGTCGCACTCTTCTTTTAACGGTGACAACACCTTCACTGAAGGTTCAGTGAGATGAACTGATACTGCCACACCACGTCAGCCTACTT
This portion of the Xiphias gladius isolate SHS-SW01 ecotype Sanya breed wild unplaced genomic scaffold, ASM1685928v1 HiC_scaffold_977, whole genome shotgun sequence genome encodes:
- the LOC120788008 gene encoding E3 ubiquitin-protein ligase RFWD3-like, whose protein sequence is SSSAADNKRTEAQHQGVQLVSEASASIQPSHGEETEGDTCTICFEAWTTAGEHRLSALRCGHLFGFTCIQRWLKAQGQAAKCPQCNKKAKRSDIVLLYAPKLRALDNSEQESLKKSLEQEQSLRRKAELESAQYKLKLQVVTNQYGQVQQELQELRALMARAGRSSVPSSSSSSSSSSSGSTSLLGLSQRADGSRTAQYSFYKAVLVSQAGGCRVLSYCEPLSCLLASQPSPQPTLVPGCGVKKVSVVTMKASQYIPIHGKQIRGLSFNRQNDSLLLSAALDNTLKLTSLLTNTVVQTYNAGKPVWSCCWCLDNSNYVYAGLSNGSVLVYDTRDTSTHVQELQPLRSRCPVASLCYVPRAASSSFPCGGLIAGSLEGGCFWEQVSETTYRPHVLPLETGGCTDIQVEAESRHCLVTYRP